The nucleotide window GGGGAAACATAGCATACAAGCAAGAAGCCTACAGCCTCAGTGGCGAAAATTTTTTCATGTCAGAGACCGAGAACTCTTGCAGTCGTTTATGTCATCCCTTCTTCTCCAGACAGAAGATACCAAAAAGTTGCAATCAAAGATCTCTTCATCTTATTGATAAAGCCACTAATAAGCCAAAATGTCTGTCAATGTCAACCGCAGTGTGTCAGACCAGTTCTATCGCTACAAGATGCCCCGTCTGATTGCCAAGGTAATACTAATCTTCGTTTTAGTTTTGAGGCCTAAGCTCTTCTCCTAGATTTTTAAAGATAGCATCTTTGGGGTAGAGAATGcaaaattaaagttatttttttctttaggttgAGGGCAAAGGAAATGGTATCAAGACAGTTATAGTCAACATGGTTGACGTTGCAAAGGCGCTTAATCGGCCTCCAACGTGTAAGTAATGCATCTCAAGGGGAGTATGAAAAAGCATAGTATCGATGTGGTCATGACAAACTTCGGATCTGTGTGTTGTGATTGAGTTGTATGCTACTTTCAGGGTTAAGTGGAGTCTTGGGCTTGAAAACCAAATGATTTTATTAGTTGCTATTGGTAAAACTACTCAAGCAACACATATTTTAATCCAGTAAAAAAGCGTAAGGGAGTGATATTTGTACATGGGTGAGTGAGTAGCCAAAGATTGAGTTAAAAATCTtcactctcggggcgcctgggtggcacagcggttaagcatctgccttcggctcagggcgtgattccggcgttctgggatcgagccccacatcaggctcctccgctatgagcctaattcttcctctccctctccctctccccctgcttgtgttccctctctcgctggctgtctctatctctgtcaaataaataaataatcttttttaaaaaaaaatcttcactctcccctccttccccccccctcgCCAATAGATCCCACCAAATATTTTGGTTGTGAGCTGGGAGCACAGACCCAGTTTGATGTTAAGAATGACCGTTACATTGTCAATGGATCTCATGAGGCGAATAAGCTGCAAGACATGTTGGAtggattcattaaaaaatttgttCTCTGTCCTGAGTGTGAGAATCCTGAAACAGAGCTGGTGAGTCTTTTGAGGAAAAGTTACACATCTGCTTTTGTGATCTGTCCTTTGATATCACAAAATATATGTTCCTGAGAAGGCAGGGAAAACttaattggaaataaaatgtaaagcagCAAATTTTTTAGGTAGTTTATGCTGGCTTTTTTAAGTAGATCATTTTGtggaaaaatagttttatatattaACCTGGAGTTACAGTTAGATGTTTTAATAATGCTTTgttgtttataaaaattttattgcaGGCCATAGATGACATACTTGTTTTTACTCCCTTTTTTTGGTAGCATGTCAATCCAAAGAAGCAAACAATAGGTAATTCTTGTAAAGCCTGTGGCTATCGAGGCATGCTTGACACACATCATAAACTCTGCACGTTCATTCTCAAAAACCCACCTGGTAAGTCTGAATGATGAACTTGTAAGATCTTACTGTAAAGCAGTTGATTATTGGAAACAAAATGGAAGTTTATTTTGCTGCTGTGAAACTAGAATATAAGGAATTTCCCATCTTTGTGCCTTGTTCTATTGGATCTGTGACTTTGAAAGATGTGCCATTTAGGGTGAAAAGAACAGGCTGCCACTTAAACTCTGCTATGTTGTCGATTTTTAAGACCTGTCCTTTTAGAATAGGTGAAATAGATCATTGtaaaacaggggagcctgggtggctcagtcagctgagcgtctcctttggctggggtcatgatccaggTCCCGGGtgctcgagccccgcatcaggctccctggacagggagtctcctcctccctctctcacagataaattaaaaaaaaaaaaaaatactgtgggaTTCCAGCAAAGGATCTGCTTTTGGAATACTGTGTTGTGAACCCTTGGTCCTGGCTCATTAAGCCCAAGTGGCTTTAGAACATTGCAAGCAACACTCTGTGGCAGATGATGGAAGTTGTCTGACACAATTTGAGCTTGCTATAGCAATAAAGTCTCACCTATTCCAGTGTTCTCCTCCATGAGACCAACTGTTATATAGACTTAAACAGTGTAAACAGTTCTGGGCTCAAGTGTAGTTGAGATGTGCTTATTCAAGTTCATGGGGGACAAGAGGGTCAGGAGTGCCAACCTTCATTAACCACCTCGTCTTCTGAGATATCACTTAATTTTGCTGAACAGTTAAAGACATTCCATCCTTACCCTGAGTTTTTTACATAGGAAATGATAGTGGATGAATCCTCCAGAATTACAAGTAAAATTGTGTTTGTGTATGATTTTCTGAGGGAAGGTTCCAAAGCAAAAGGAGGCAAGGGATTTAAACATTCATGAGGGACCGTGGAGGTGTACTATAAGCTATAGTATTGaacttttactttgttttgttgtaGAGAATAGTGATAGTGgtacagggaagaaagaaaaggagaagaaaaaccgGAAGGGCAAAGACAAGGAAAATGGTTCTGTGTCCAGCAGTGagacaccaccacccccacccccaaatgagATCAGTCCTCCTCCACATGCTGCGGTGAGTGTAGGGGTGAAGGTGTGGTGGGCGCTAAAGTTCGGTGAAATATTATACCTGGTTGATAAAGGCATAAATAAGGAAACTCGTTTTCGTTTTAACATTGCAATGGTATCTTGGGTTCCTGGTTCTGTGTGGTTGATTAAGGGTAGgtccagtttatttttgtggaaaaTGAACCTAATACCATTACCATGACTAGAAATCTGGagcattttttgcatttttaaggcATTTGACTAAGCGTATTTGTTCTTgacaggaagaagaggaggatgaTGATTGGGGGGAGGATACAACTGAGGAAGCTCAAAGACGAAGAATGGATGAAATCAGTGATCATGCGAAAGTTCTGACACTCAGTGATGATTTGGAAAGGACTGTTGAAGAGCGGGTCAATATTCTGTTTGATTTTGTTAAGGTAAAATAATTTGGTTCAAGAGCAGTTAAACATTTTCTTGATCAGTTTCAAGCCTTGGGTTTTTGTTAAGGTATCTATTACTTTATGCTGGTTACCTGGCACATAACTTTTTCTCGTGCTATTTTTGGATACTCAAACCCCAggcttatttaactttttaaatatttcctgaggTGTACAGTACTTCCAGGTACTGTGTTTGGCGAATGCCTATCATTGAAAAATTCTGAAACTGTAATAAATTAGGTAggaaaaaaagtacatgaaagtGGGGACTAACTGGCATCTCTAGAGCAAAATGTGTCTACATTTCACTGAATTGTCCCTTTTCatttgcagaaaaagaaagaagaaggtatTATTGATTCATCAGACAAAGAAATTGTTGCTGAAGCAGAAAGATTGGATGTAAAAGCCATGGGCCCTCTTGTTCTGACTGAAGTTCTTTTTAATGAGAAGATTAGAgaacaaattaagaaatacagGCGCCATTTCCTACGAGTAAGCAAATTATTTTAGGTTCATAAATGACATTAGAGCTCTATGACCCTGGGAACAGGTTCTCTGTCATCCTAAAACTGGAGATAATTGACCTACCTTGCCAAGCACGGGAGTATTTGGAAAATGTCTTGTATAATCTCTCATGGATAAAgtaatatatagatttttatgCGTTGACCTTTTGAGCCACTGTTTAAGGCCATAGCCTTAAAGAACAGTCTTGAGACAATGAGtatctttatttgaaatttttttaaaagcttgttaATGCCAACAcgtttattttcagttttgtcacaacaacaaaaaagctcaACGGTACCTTCTTCATGGTTTGGAGTGTGTGGTAGCAATGCATCAAGCTCAGCTCATTTCCAAGATTCCCCATATCTTGAAGGAGATGTATGATGCAGATCTGTTGGAAGAAGAAGTCATCATCAGCTGGTCAGAAAAGGTGGGGAATAGATAGCTTACAAACAGCCTCTAGGATCAGAAGTTATTATTGAGACAGTAGTTGGGGCAGTTTAGGAATAGTAACTTCTGATACTTGGGTTTCTTCTACATTAAAATGCAGTCCCTGGTATAACCTATAGGTGATTCCCAACTTTTTAGTAATAATGGAAGAAAGTATTTAGACTCTTCATTACTTGTTTGTGTCTGTTGAGTCAAGATTAGGATGTGACCCAGTCCCTTCAAAGAGCTCAGTGTAGGCAgttacataaattaatttttagatttcTCCAACTGAGgaaatttattgaacattttttaggCCTCTAAGAAATATGTCTCAAAAGATCTTGCCAAAGAGATTCGTGTCAAAGCAGAACCATTTATAAAATGGTTAAAGGAAGCAGAGGAGGAATCTTCTGGGGGTGAAGAAGATGACGAAGATGAGAACATTGAGGTAAAATTTGGTAGGGTTTGGGATCATAAAATGATAATtgggtaatttaaaatttttagatacAGCAAAACGTCTCAATAATTTGGGAAATTATCATGTTAATGTAGAGGGTTGGGGAAATCTCTGCCCCTAGACTTAATTGCAGATAGACCTATGAATCCTCAAAGGAGTGTTTAATTAACAGCAGGCTGAGTATACAGGTGCTAGTTGTCCATAAAAATTAAGATGCTGTCAGGCTGAGCAAGAACTTAgttttcaaataacaaaaagTTTTTGTGCAGAGTGATGGCTTtgggccccctgggtggctcagttggtaagcatcCTACTCTacatttctgctcaggtcatgatctcagggttttgagatcaagtcctgcatgaaAACTGTgaagcctacttgggattctctgcctctgctgccgCTCCCCCCTCACCCCATGCCCAcacactttttcaaaaaaatgatgcCTGTGTCTGGGTAGTTTTTCCTCCCTTGTTGACCATTAAtttgtattactatttttataaataggttTATCGGGATAAAGATTTACAAtcaataaaaattgttttgtcaGGTGGTGTATTCGAAGACTGCCAGTGTACCTAAAGTTGAAGCTGTGAAGTCTGACAACAAGGATGATGACATTGATATTGATGCCATTTAAAGGGGTGGGTGCAGCCCAGCTTAACAGTGTAATGCTGCGAATCTTTCTGCATCATCAGCCAGAAGTGCAACATGTATGTGCAAAAGCTAAAATGGCTTAACATCATGCTACACTTTCTACTAAAAATGTATTGCTGTGAGTGGTCTGTAATTAAGCCCAACAAGACATCTAGGGAGTCCATACACATATCAGTGAGCAGATATAGTTTGCTTATTTATAGcatgtttctttttgaaaaattaatggtGGACACATTTGGATCACATTTATACAGTTTAAATAAAGATTCGATTTTGGTCATTCTTCAGATTTTGGCTCTGAATGACTTAAGCTGAAATggctcctttttaaaatactgcacCATCATTAACCTGATAGGATTCTTGGAGCCTGTTAGATTTTGTTAGATGCGGAGACTATAAAGATGTCTCCAGCAGAATGTAAACATAAGCTTACTTGTAATTATCTTAATCAGCCATTGAGAAATACAGTACTTGCGACTGTTCAGTCTCTCAAATTGGCATCTGGTAGTGTACATTCTTCCCATGCCAAGGTGGACTGATAATCAAATGGCAGTGCAACATCTTTATCTTCCTGAGAAGTAAAAATGACCTGAGTGtcctataaataattttaagagcaGGTTTTGAAACTTGAATTGTGTTTTTTCAGTTCGTGTATACTTACCCCAAATTGTAGTCTTTGGAGTCATGTGCATTGCACGTTGGATGAGCCAGGGGAATTATTACATTAACAAATAAGCATTTTATGTGTATGTAGCTGTTGCTTTGTACTGACTGAGAAAATTCTGAAACTAGGGTGTGATTATATAGTAAGCTatgattttatttgggggaaGCAGGAAAAGGTGCACTTAATCTCTAACAAAAACTGGGcataatttttcaacttttattatGATTTAGTTTCAAAATGTTAAAGGCATACTGTATCTTTTGTTCATTGTGGATTTCCTCCTGATAATATGGTTTGTTCTTTAATGCCTTGTATATGTGGATACTTTATGCTTTTTAGGTTTTGGTTGCTATCTTGCCAAAATAAGCGTTACTGTGTCTCAGACttgatcccccccaccccccgcaatgtcttatttaaaaaaaaaaaacaaagctaaaagcATACTTCAAGTTAAAGCCTATATTTTGGTGTAAGACTTaaggtgttttttatttcacattgAATATAGCCAACACCCAAGAAGCCTGATCATGGCCACTGAATGCAGGCAACTGGGCCTGACCCCAGCCTATCCTGAGGTTTAGATTAGGAAATAACTTACTGGTGAATTCTTCGGTCAATTAGCTGATCTAAACTCGATACGGGTTATGGCTATATCTGAGAAATCATCTTCAAGGGAAAAACTGGTTGCATTTATCCCTTTCCACAAAGTACACTGGGAATCAACAATCCAAAGGGTTAATTTTGTTGGAAGCACTGTCTTACATCAttcacctttgtgtgtgtgtgtgatccatTTTCACAGATTATGATGAGACCTTaataaatgtaagaatttttCACATTGGAAATTACACAAACATTTGATATAATAAAACCTCGTTAGCTTGGTATTTCAAGAAGGTAAAATCAAGTAATCTTACTGGAGACCTACACGTTGGTTCCCCTcatttccctgcctcctgccttttAATCGATTTTGATGAGTGAAGCAGAAACACCTACCTGGAGGGAACGTGCTTGTCACACCAAAGGGATGGAGTTTTTACAAATGTACATCTCATTCAGGTTTCAAATTCTTTGCCATAGGCCAATTTGCTTTCATCATCTGAAATTCTATAGGAGATAGTGGTGACCTAAGCCAAGTTGCATGCAGCATAATATCAAGCTAATGGGGTTCTGTTATAGTTGGGGGTTTttcggttttttgttttcctttaaccTGAAGGAAAACCTGTTTGGGGCTTCTAAACACTAGAGAGAAAATTTTGGCTTAGACTAGTATTCAGTCTGGTGCCAAACTTCCAATGGAATTCAAATCCACATAATAGAAGTTTTATCCATAGAGGCTATCCTAATAAATT belongs to Ailuropoda melanoleuca isolate Jingjing chromosome 14, ASM200744v2, whole genome shotgun sequence and includes:
- the EIF5 gene encoding eukaryotic translation initiation factor 5, giving the protein MSVNVNRSVSDQFYRYKMPRLIAKVEGKGNGIKTVIVNMVDVAKALNRPPTYPTKYFGCELGAQTQFDVKNDRYIVNGSHEANKLQDMLDGFIKKFVLCPECENPETELHVNPKKQTIGNSCKACGYRGMLDTHHKLCTFILKNPPENSDSGTGKKEKEKKNRKGKDKENGSVSSSETPPPPPPNEISPPPHAAEEEEDDDWGEDTTEEAQRRRMDEISDHAKVLTLSDDLERTVEERVNILFDFVKKKKEEGIIDSSDKEIVAEAERLDVKAMGPLVLTEVLFNEKIREQIKKYRRHFLRFCHNNKKAQRYLLHGLECVVAMHQAQLISKIPHILKEMYDADLLEEEVIISWSEKASKKYVSKDLAKEIRVKAEPFIKWLKEAEEESSGGEEDDEDENIEVVYSKTASVPKVEAVKSDNKDDDIDIDAI